A genomic segment from Barrientosiimonas humi encodes:
- a CDS encoding DUF6801 domain-containing protein, producing MTPRNPLTTAARVSVAGAFALGLMAVAPGQAQAATISKDLTFGCEVYLGTDDTGPFKLWYLPGDPEATDANQDPFPVSISATAPDEPVAGESYDTDITAAMTIPAGLMDATRGILQGQTLGGTGSTTITTTLNDDSASEQTISGDITIPESDVPQEAGSTMTATGTGSATGLTAAEAGDLVIRVSDFTANTVVTKADGTKVDVFMSCTPQGDDVVGNLTVAPAVSEPSPEPTSEPTSEPTAEPTSEPTSEPTSEPTSEPTSEPTSEPTSEPTSEPTSEPTSEPTGTAPGTTAPSGPGAGDAGSGEPSVSGPPVQTGVVGSGSNTATLMTLGALGAAAGASGFAARRRLTRQ from the coding sequence GTGACCCCTCGCAACCCCCTCACCACCGCCGCCCGCGTGAGCGTGGCCGGCGCCTTCGCCCTCGGACTCATGGCCGTCGCCCCCGGCCAGGCGCAGGCCGCAACGATCTCCAAGGACCTCACCTTCGGCTGCGAGGTCTACCTCGGCACCGACGACACCGGCCCGTTCAAGCTCTGGTACCTGCCCGGCGACCCCGAGGCGACCGACGCCAACCAGGACCCGTTCCCGGTCTCCATCTCCGCGACGGCGCCCGACGAGCCCGTGGCGGGCGAGTCGTACGACACCGACATCACCGCGGCGATGACGATCCCCGCCGGCCTGATGGACGCGACCCGCGGCATCCTGCAGGGCCAGACGCTCGGCGGCACGGGCAGCACCACGATCACCACGACGCTGAACGACGACAGCGCCTCCGAGCAGACGATCAGCGGCGACATCACGATCCCCGAGTCCGACGTGCCTCAGGAGGCCGGGTCGACGATGACCGCCACCGGGACCGGCTCGGCCACCGGGCTGACCGCCGCCGAGGCCGGCGACCTGGTGATCCGGGTGTCGGACTTCACGGCCAACACGGTCGTCACCAAGGCCGACGGCACCAAGGTCGACGTGTTCATGAGCTGCACGCCGCAGGGTGACGACGTGGTCGGCAACCTGACGGTCGCGCCGGCCGTGAGCGAGCCGAGCCCGGAGCCGACGAGCGAGCCGACGTCCGAGCCCACCGCGGAGCCGACCAGCGAGCCGACCAGCGAGCCGACCTCTGAGCCCACGAGCGAGCCGACCTCCGAGCCGACCTCTGAGCCCACGAGCGAGCCGACCTCGGAGCCCACCAGCGAGCCCACGTCGGAACCGACCGGGACCGCGCCGGGCACGACCGCGCCGTCCGGCCCGGGAGCCGGTGACGCCGGCAGCGGCGAGCCGTCGGTGAGCGGCCCGCCCGTGCAGACCGGAGTCGTCGGCAGCGGCAGCAACACCGCCACGCTGATGACGCTCGGTGCACTCGGCGCGGCCGCCGGCGCGAGCGGGTTCGCCGCGCGCCGCCGCCTCACCCGGCAGTAG